One part of the Anopheles coustani chromosome 2, idAnoCousDA_361_x.2, whole genome shotgun sequence genome encodes these proteins:
- the LOC131266250 gene encoding juvenile hormone epoxide hydrolase 1-like — translation MGFCGKALLVATTLLTAIVYKQYREMSAPFPVPELNLKRYWGPGDEKQYKEDVSIKPFKIDYGPEVIDKLRTKLNDVPALTPPLDGTAFEYGFNTDRLKDVVSYWRTSYLDKWSSGRQKFLNKFPHFHTQIQGLNMHFIHVKPDNVPKGTKVFPLLLLHGWPGSVREFYDIIQKLTAKSDDKPGYVFEVIVPSLPGYGWSQGSSKTGLSPSEVAIVMKNLMTRIGFKKFYIQGGDWGSLIGNYMATFFQQDVLAVHLNMCSIMTPLSYPKTFLAALKPSLFIDEQYVDYYYPLGSKFSNIIEETGYMHIQATKPDTIGTVLQGNPIGLAAYILEKFSTWTNPSYRNLADGGLEKYFTLDALLDNVMIYYLTDSITTSQRIYAEAFAADELKKELDRIPTAVPAACAKFRHELLQQVDWVLRDHFTNLVQSNHFADGGHFAAMQLPDVLYKDFVQFINTVRK, via the exons ATGGGTTTCTGTGGAAAAGCATTACTTGTGGCAACAACCCTACTTACGGCGATTGTGTACAAACAATACCGGGAAATGTCAGCCCCCTTTCCTGTACCGGAACTTAACCTAAAACGGTACTGGGGACCGGGCGATGAGAAGCAGTACAAGGAGGACGTCAGCATTAAACCCTTCAAAATCGACTATGGCCCCGAGGTGATCGACAAACTGCGCACCAAATTGAACGATGTTCCCGCGCTAACCCCACCCCTGGATGGGACTGCCTTCGAGTACGGGTTTAACACCGATCGACTGAAGGATGTTGTGTCCTACTGGCGCACCAGCTACCTGGACAAGTGGTCCAGCGGACGTCAGAAGTTCCTCAACAAGTTCCCGCACTTCCACACACAAATCCAGGGATTGAACATGCATTTCATTCACGTGAAACCGGACAACGTTCCGAAGGGTACGAAGGTGTTTCCGCTGCTCCTCTTGCACGGATGGCCCGGATCGGTGCGTGAATTCTATGACATCATTCAAAAGCTTACGGCCAAGTCGGACGATAAGCCTGGTTATGTGTTCGAGGTGATTGTTCCTAGCTTGCCCGGGTACGGCTGGTCGCAAGGAAGCTCCAAAACGGGTCTCAGTCCATCCGAGGTGGCAATTGTGATGAAAAATCTTATGACTCGTATTGGATTTAAAAAGTTCTACATCCAAGGAGGCGACTGGGGTTCTCTTATTGGCAATTACATGGCAACCTTCTTCCAGCAGGATGTGTTGG CTGTTCATCTGAACATGTGTTCCATTATGACCCCGCTTTCGTACCCGAAAACGTTCCTGGCAGCACTCAAACCCTCTCTTTTCATCGACGAACAGTACGTTGACTACTACTATCCGCTGGGCAGCAAGTTTTCCAACATAATCGAAGAGACGGGCTACATGCACATTCAAGCCACCAAGCCGGACACTATTGGAACGGTTCTGCAGGGTAATCCGATTGGTCTTGCGGCGTACATCCTGGAAAAGTTCTCCACTTGGACTAACCCCTCCTATCGTAACTTGGCCGATGGAGGtctcgaaaaatattttaccctCGACGCACTGTTGGACAATGTGATGATTTACTATCTGACTGATAGCATCACTACGTCTCAGCGAATTTACGCCGAAGCGTTCGCAGCGGACGAGCTGAAGAAAGAGCTAGATCGAATTCCGACCGCGGTACCGGCTGCGTGCGCCAAGTTCCGCCATGAACTGTTACAGCAGGTCGACTGGGTGCTGCGAGATCATTTCACCAACCTGGTGCAGAGCAACCATTTCGCCGATGGAGGCCACTTTGCAGCCATGCAACTGCCGGACGTTTTGTACAAagattttgttcaatttattaaCACCGTGCGAAAGTAG
- the LOC131267200 gene encoding juvenile hormone epoxide hydrolase 1-like produces the protein MGIVRQFLVLFVGCVSLAGYNYYRSLTVPLPIPEFTVDQYWGPGDGSKYREDTTIRSFTILYNSTVIDKLHKKLTDLPHITAPLEGAGAFEYGFNGHRLREVLHYWRTVYLPKWTTEREPYLNQFPQFITQIQGLDIHYIHVRPDFGASGGLKKTVVPLLLLHGWPGSVREFYDIIPRLIAPSQDRDFVFEVIVPSLPGFGWSQGSAKVGLGPRKMAIIMRNLMARIGHERYYVHGGDWGTLIGDLMGTFFPESVIGVHLSGCGVAGTLATWKTLIASLAPSFFVAEPRHIPYYFPLTAYFKDAILEGGYAHLQATKPDTIGAALVGAPVGLAAYILEKFSTQTNRAFRSLPDGGLERAFTMDALLDNVMVYYLTDSIATSQRLYAEAFSVREMFSGELGKIPNRVPAACAKFRHDVLHTIDWALKDHFVNLVQSNHFDEGGHFSVMELPEVVYGDLVTFATKVSSISREG, from the exons ATGGGCATCGTACGACAGTTTCTTGTACTCTTCGTGGGATGCGTTAGTTTGGCGGGCTATAATTATTACCGCAGCCTCACTGTACCATTGCCGATTCCAGAGTTTACAGTTGATCAATATTGGGGTCCGGGAGATGGATCAAAGTACCGGGAAGACACCACCATCCGATCTTTTACCATCTTGTACAATTCAACGGTGATTGACAAACTGCATAAGAAGCTGACCGATCTTCCGCACATCACGGCTCCGCTGGAAGGTGCCGGAGCTTTTGAATACGGTTTCAACGGCCATCGATTGAGGGAAGTGTTGCACTATTGGCGTACCGTATACCTGCCCAAGTGGACTACCGAAAGAGAACcgtatttaaatcaatttcctcAGTTCATAACACAAATACAAGGATTAGACATCCACTACATCCACGTGCGGCCAGACTTTGGGGCAAGTGGTGGGTTGAAGAAAACGGTAGTTCCACTGCTGCTTTTACACGGTTGGCCTGGATCGGTGCGGGAATTTTATGACATCATTCCGCGACTCATTGCGCCCTCGCAAGATCGGGATTTTGTGTTCGAAGTGATCGTACCGAGCCTACCGGGCTTTGGATGGTCACAAGGAAGCGCCAAAGTTGGTTTGGGTCCGAGAAAGATGGCGATAATTATGAGGAATCTCATGGCACGCATCGGTCACGAGCGGTACTACGTCCACGGGGGTGACTGGGGTACGCTCATAGGGGATCTTATGGGCACGTTCTTCCCAGAAAGCGTAATTG GTGTACACCTATCTGGGTGCGGTGTAGCAGGTACACTGGCCACCTGGAAAACGTTGATCGCCAGTCTTGCCCCGTCGTTCTTCGTAGCGGAGCCTCGACACATTCCGTACTACTTCCCCCTCACAGCCTACTTTAAAGACGCCATCCTCGAAGGTGGTTACGCGCACCTGCAAGCCACCAAACCGGACACTATCGGTGCGGCACTTGTCGGAGCACCAGTCGGATTGGCGGCTTACATACTGGAAAAGTTCTCCACCCAAACAAACCGAGCATTTCGCTCGCTTCCCGACGGTGGACTCGAACGGGCCTTCACGATGGACGCGCTGTTGGATAACGTGATGGTTTACTATCTGACCGACTCCATTGCCACCTCGCAGCGGCTGTACGCGGAGGCGTTCAGTGTGCGCGAAATGTTTTCCGGTGAGCTGGGCAAAATCCCCAACCGGGTGCCGGCGGCGTGTGCCAAGTTTCGACACGACGTTCTGCACACGATCGATTGGGCGTTGAAGGATCATTTCGTGAATCTAGTGCAGAGTAATCACTTTGATGAAGGGGGACACTTTTCGGTCATGGAGTTGCCCGAGGTAGTGTACGGAGATTTAGTGACGTTTGCTACTAAAGTCAGCAGTATTTCAAGGGAAGGATAA
- the LOC131266248 gene encoding juvenile hormone epoxide hydrolase 1-like, giving the protein MGLLARAAPLILGLFIALAYKVHEELSVTPSVPNNIEFYEYWGPKGGDPYGDSLEIVPFNISYPSAVIERLREKLYDGPSLTAPLEGTNFQYGFNSGRLEKIVDYWRTDYLDRWNEREAYLNKFNHFKTKIQGLDIHFIRDKSESVVNPKRIVPLLMLHGWPGSVREFYDIIPRLSNRTSDKDYVFDVIVPSLPGYGWSQGTTKPGLSASKVAVIMKNLMARLGYKRFYIQGGDWGAIIGNLMAILFEKDILGIHLNMCMASESPLTIGKMIVSSFAPRYFIEEQYVEFYQPVWPKIVQLVVESGYMHLQATKPDTIGTALEANPVGLAAYILEKFSTWTDPANRDLADGGLETHYTLDALLDNVMIYYLTNSITTSQRLYAESFNMEETSKRYERIPTNVPAACAKFRHELMQYPDWILKDHFTNLMQTNHYDDGGHFAAMQLPDVLYADIVQFVNRLYVR; this is encoded by the exons ATGGGTCTGCTAGCGCGTGCTGCACCCCTCATTTTGGGCCTTTTTATCGCCCTTGCGTACAAAGTGCACGAAGAACTGTCCGTCacgccaagtgtaccgaacaATATCGAGTTTTACGAATACTGGGGCCCTAAGGGCGGTGATCCTTACGGGGATAGTCTCGAAATAGTTCCATTTAACATTTCCTACCCGAGCGCTGTGATTGAACGATTGCGGGAAAAGCTTTACGATGGACCAAGCCTAACTGCACCGCTAGAAGGAACGAACTTCCAGTACGGATTTAACAGTGGCCGGCTAGAGAAAATTGTGGATTATTGGCGCACGGACTATCTGGATCGCTGGAACGAGCGGGAGGCGTATCTGAACAAGTTTAACCACTTTAAAACCAAAATACAAGGCCTAGACATTCACTTCATTCGGGATAAATCAGAAAGTGTTGTAAATCCGAAACGGATCGTTCCACTGCTCATGCTGCATGGATGGCCCGGGTCGGTTCGTGAATTTTACGACATAATCCCGAGGCTAAGCAACCGAACGAGCGACAAGGATTACGTGTTTGATGTGATTGTGCCCAGCCTGCCCGGGTATGGATGGTCACAGGGGACCACGAAGCCGGGTCTGAGTGCATCAAAGGTGGCGGTGATAATGAAAAATCTGATGGCTCGATTGGGTTACAAGCGGTTTTACATCCAAGGAGGGGACTGGGGCGCCATCATAGGCAACCTTATGGCCATTTTATTCGAAAAGGATATCTTAG GTATCCATCTAAACATGTGCATGGCAAGTGAAAGCCCCCTGACCATCGGCAAGATGATTGTCTCCAGTTTCGCTCCGAGATACTTCATCGAGGAGCAGTATGTCGAGTTCTATCAGCCCGTTTGGCCAAAGATTGTTCAGTTGGTTGTAGAGAGTGGTTACATGCACCTTCAGGCTACCAAACCGGACACAATCGGGACTGCTCTGGAAGCGAATCCAGTTGGACTGGCGGCGTACATACTGGAGAAGTTTTCCACTTGGACAGACCCAGCCAATCGGGATCTAGCCGATGGTGGATTGGAGACACACTACACTCTAGACGCGCTGCTAGACAATGTCATGATCTACTATCTGACCAACAGCATCACTACTTCGCAGAGGCTGTATGCGGAATCGTTCAACATGGAAGAGACTTCCAAGCGCTACGAAAGAATTCCAACCAACGTTCCTGCGGCTTGCGCCAAATTTCGGCACGAACTTATGCAGTATCCCGATTGGATCTTAAAAGATCACTTTACGAACCTAATGCAAACCAATCATTACGACGATGGAGGCCACTTTGCAGCGATGCAACTACCGGATGTTTTATACGCCGACATTGTACAGTTCGTCAATCGTTTGTATGTCCGGTAG
- the LOC131262953 gene encoding actin-like protein 6B, with protein sequence MSASGMLYGGDEIGALVFDPGHHSLRVGYAQEDTPKADIPSVVGVGPADPIINSDLETKADNNIGSTNKYYVDTTLINVARPNMEIQSYMKDGMIENWDLFEKVVDHVYAKVVQSESMYHPVLFSEAAWNVRNNRERLTELMFEKYNVPAFFLVKNAVLAAFANGRATALVVDSGATHTSAVPVHEGYVLSQAVVKSPLGGDYLSLQCRHFLEGQNIDLTPTYAIAAKDVIKERDTPRFTAKVLPEKLTASWQQYMQKGLLQDFQMSAVQVLETPYDERTAAQIPAVHYEFPNGYHQDFGPERFKLAESLFDHNMLGAGQLASASVGMCDADVRLSLYGSVVVTGGNSLLPGFAERLNRDLQHRAPSNTRLKMISANGSVERRFGAWIGGSILASIGTFQQMWISSQEYEESGKSQVERKCP encoded by the exons ATGAGTGCCAGTGGTATGCTGTACGGTGGCGATGAAATCGGGGCGTTGGTCTTCGATCCAGGCCACCATTCGTTGCGTGTAGGATATGCACAGGAGGACACACCGAAAGCGGACATTCCCTCCGTGGTAGGGGTTGGGCCGGCCGATCCGATCATAAATTCTGATCTGGAAACGAAAGCGGACAACAACATTGGCAGCA CCAACAAATACTATGTGGACACGACGCTCATCAATGTTGCCCGGCCGAACATGGAAATCCAATCGTACATGAAGGATGGAATGATTGAAAACTGGGACCTGTTCGAAAAAGTTGTAGATCATGTCTACGCGAAG GTTGTTCAATCGGAATCAATGTACCATCCTGTGTTATTCTCTGAGGCCGCATGGAACGTGCGCAACAATCGAGAACGACTGACGGAGTTGATGTTCGAAAAGTACAACGTGCCGGCATTCTTTCTGGTAAAAAACGCCGTTCTAGCTGCATTTGCAAATGGCCGTGCTACGGCACTGGTTGTAGATAGTGGAGCAACTCATACCTCAGCAGTACCGGTGCAT GAAGGCTATGTCCTCAGTCAAGCCGTAGTAAAGTCCCCCCTCGGCGGCGATTATCTTTCCCTTCAGTGCCGTCACTTTCTCGAGGGGCAAAATATCGACCTTACGCCAACGTATGCAATCGCCGCAAAGGATGTCATAAAGGAACGCGATACGCCCCGGTTCACGGCCAAGGTTCTGCCGGAAAAGTTGACGGCCTCGTGGCAGCAGTACATGCAGAAGGGTCTGCTCCAGGACTTTCAAATGTCGGCCGTGCAGGTACTGGAGACGCCGTACGACGAGCGCACGGCTGCTCAAATTCCGGCCGTACATTACGAGTTCCCGAACGGATACCATCAGGACTTTGGTCCCGAGCGGTTCAAGCTGGCCGAGAGCCTGTTCGATCACAACATGCTCGGTGCGGGCCAGTTGGCGTCGGCTAGCGTTGGCATGTGTGATGCTGATGTGCGTCTTTCGCTCTACGGGTCGGTAGTCGTCACCGGTGGTAATTCGTTGCTTCCCGGATTTGCCGAACGGTTAAATCGCGACCTACAGCATCGGGCACCGTCTAACACGCGGCTGAAGATGATTTCTGCCAACGGTTCCGTCGAGCGGCGGTTCGGTGCGTGGATCGGGGGCTCGATCCTGGCAAGCATCGGTACATTCCAGCAGATGTGGATCTCGTCGCAGGAGTACGAGGAGTCGGGCAAGAGTCAAGTCGAACGAAAGTGTCCCTAA
- the LOC131263000 gene encoding uncharacterized protein LOC131263000, whose amino-acid sequence MDNLKNLFGQVSAMTSMKSSTASPSVSSLSGGSGGNRSGSGGPCSAAASSGPMRGHKTADRDSYYYIMWRS is encoded by the exons ATGGACAACTTGAAAAATCTCTTCGGGCAAGTGTCAGCAATGACGTCAATGAAGTCATCGACGGCGAGCCCCTCGGTGTCGTCGCTGTCCGGTGGCAGCGGAGGCAATCGGTCCGGTTCCGGGGGCCCGTGCTCCGCCGCTGCTTCCAGTGGCCCGATGAGAGGCCATAAAACGGCCGATCGGGACAGTTACTACTACATCAT GTGGCGTTCCTAG